The Cloeon dipterum chromosome 3, ieCloDipt1.1, whole genome shotgun sequence genome includes a region encoding these proteins:
- the LOC135939855 gene encoding cuticle protein-like, whose product MRFLIVAALASVAVAAPQNYFYSAPIGWPYGFAARTIAAPVVSAPIVAPIALSHSKYHAQDVLGQASFGHVEALQTRAEARDALGNVRGSYSYVDPNGKVNVVEYTAGHGGFRILGANNLPEAPVAPEAPAVPALIAPEPVQDTAEVVAARAEFARLYKEAAEAAAADKVPEVPEVPAAAVEEPAAAVEVSRRRRSVLLAGAPVLAKSTVKVQSYEPIDAAVPAATRKIELVEKEHDVLSHVGYAAPVAYTAPIAYSAPIAYHAPLAFTTVAAAAPAAPAEEAKPVVEAKSAEVKADATPLVYSYGYHGFAGFPFYHL is encoded by the exons ATGAGGTTCCTG ATCGTCGCCGCCCTCGCCTCCGTGGCCGTCGCTGCCCCGCAGAACTACTTCTACTCCGCCCCCATCGGCTGGCCCTACGGCTTCGCCGCCCGCACCATCGCGGCCCCCGTCGTCTCTGCGCCCATCGTGGCCCCAATTGCTCTCTCGCACAGCAAGTACCACGCTCAGGATGTCCTGGGACAGGCCAGCTTTGGACACGTTGAGGCTCTGCAGACCCGCGCCGAGGCCCGCGATGCTCTCGGCAACGTGCGCGGCTCTTACAGCTACGTCGACCCCAACGGCAAGGTGAACGTTGTCGAGTACACCGCCGGACACGGTGGATTCCGCATCCTCGGCGCTAACAACCTGCCCGAGGCCCCCGTCGCCCCTGAGGCCCCCGCCGTCCCTGCTCTCATCGCCCCTGAACCCGTCCAGGACACCGCTGAG GTTGTTGCTGCTCGTGCTGAGTTCGCCCGCCTCTACAAGGAGGCTGccgaagccgccgccgccgacaagGTTCCCGAGGTTCCCGAggtgcccgccgccgccgtcgaggagcccgccgccgccgtcgaggtgtcccgccgccgccgtagcGTCCTCCTCGCTGGTGCCCCCGTGCTCGCCAAGTCGACCGTGAAGGTCCAGAGCTACGAGCCCATTGACGCCGCCGTTCCCGCCGCCACCAGGAAGATCGAGCTGGTCGAGAAGGAACACGATGTGCTGTCCCACGTCGGCTACGCCGCCCCCGTCGCTTACACCGCCCCCATCGCCTACTCCGCCCCCATCGCCTACCACGCTCCTCTCGCCTTCACCACCGTGGCCGCTGCtgcccccgccgcccccgccgagGAGGCCAAGCCCGTCGTCGAAGCCAAGAGCGCTGAAGTCAAGGCCGATGCCACCCCCCTCGTCTACAGCTACGGATACCACGGCTTCGCCGGATTCCCCTTCTACCACTTGTAA